A stretch of Bradyrhizobium sp. AZCC 2262 DNA encodes these proteins:
- the mnmA gene encoding tRNA 2-thiouridine(34) synthase MnmA, whose protein sequence is MRNSLDLEGRPQDTRIVVAMSGGVDSSVTAALLKSEGYDVVGITLQLYDHGAATHRKGACCAGRDIHDARNVAERIGIPHYVLDYESRFRESVIDNFADSYALGETPVPCIECNRSIKFRDLLATARELGAQALATGHYVASRRLADGSRALVCAADADRDQSYFLFATTREQLDYLRFPLGDMTKPQARELARRFGLEVADKQDSQDICFVPTGRYTDIIGRLKPGAIEPGDIVDLDGHTIGRHQGIVHFTVGQRKGLGIAAGAPLYVVKLDAASRRVVVGPREALRMDRILLRDVNWIGDGLLDRVIGDGIEMFVRVRSTRAPQPAWLRSVDGTYEVELVAGEEGVSPGQACVFYDAPAGQPRVLGGGFIKSATARHAAARAGAQQTAAPLAEVMRS, encoded by the coding sequence ATGAGAAACAGTCTGGATCTCGAAGGTCGTCCGCAGGATACGCGGATCGTTGTCGCCATGTCCGGCGGCGTCGATTCCTCGGTGACGGCTGCCTTGCTGAAGTCCGAGGGCTACGACGTGGTCGGGATCACGCTGCAGCTTTACGACCATGGCGCGGCCACCCATCGCAAGGGCGCCTGCTGCGCCGGCCGCGACATCCACGACGCCCGCAACGTCGCCGAGCGGATCGGCATTCCGCATTACGTGCTCGACTATGAAAGCCGTTTCCGCGAATCCGTGATCGACAATTTTGCCGACAGCTACGCGCTCGGCGAAACGCCGGTGCCCTGCATCGAGTGCAACCGATCGATCAAGTTTCGCGATCTGCTGGCGACCGCGCGCGAGCTCGGCGCGCAGGCGCTCGCGACCGGACATTATGTCGCCTCGCGCCGCCTCGCCGACGGATCGCGCGCGCTGGTGTGCGCGGCGGACGCCGATCGCGACCAGAGCTATTTCTTGTTCGCGACCACGCGCGAGCAGCTCGATTATCTGCGCTTTCCGCTCGGCGACATGACCAAGCCGCAGGCGCGCGAACTGGCGCGGCGCTTCGGCCTCGAAGTCGCCGACAAGCAGGATAGCCAGGACATCTGTTTCGTGCCGACCGGGCGCTACACCGACATCATCGGCCGCCTGAAGCCGGGCGCGATCGAGCCCGGCGACATCGTCGATCTCGACGGCCATACAATCGGCAGGCATCAGGGCATCGTTCATTTCACCGTCGGCCAGCGCAAGGGCCTCGGCATCGCCGCCGGCGCGCCGCTCTATGTCGTCAAGCTCGATGCGGCCAGCCGCCGCGTCGTGGTGGGGCCGCGCGAGGCGCTGCGGATGGATCGCATCCTGTTGCGTGACGTCAACTGGATCGGCGACGGGCTGCTGGATCGCGTCATCGGCGACGGCATCGAGATGTTCGTGCGCGTGCGCTCGACACGCGCGCCGCAGCCGGCCTGGTTGCGCTCGGTCGATGGTACCTATGAGGTCGAACTCGTTGCCGGCGAGGAGGGCGTATCGCCTGGCCAGGCCTGCGTGTTCTACGATGCGCCTGCGGGACAGCCGCGCGTGCTCGGCGGCGGATTCATCAAGAGCGCGACCGCACGCCATGCGGCGGCGAGGGCAGGGGCGCAGCAAACGGCCGCGCCGCTCGCCGAGGTGATGCGCAGTTAA
- a CDS encoding class I SAM-dependent methyltransferase yields MAGDIDREGVEKAYGRWAPVYDLVFGKVFDHGRQSTIAEADKIGGRVLDVGVGTGLSLSEYSRNTKLCGVDISEPMLRRALKRVRTLGLTNVETLAVMDAKNLAFKDSYFDAVVAQYVITAVPDPERTLDDFIRVLKPGGELILVNHIGAESGPRRMFELAFAPLARRLGWRPEFPWERLTNWAAKHGGVTLTERRPMPPMGHFSLIRFRKS; encoded by the coding sequence ATGGCTGGGGACATCGACCGCGAGGGGGTCGAAAAGGCTTATGGGCGCTGGGCGCCGGTCTACGATCTCGTGTTTGGCAAGGTGTTCGATCACGGCCGCCAATCGACCATTGCGGAAGCCGACAAGATCGGCGGGCGCGTTCTCGATGTCGGTGTCGGCACCGGGCTGTCGCTGTCGGAATATTCGCGCAACACTAAATTATGCGGCGTCGACATTTCCGAGCCGATGCTGCGGCGGGCGCTCAAGCGCGTGCGCACGCTCGGCCTGACCAATGTCGAAACGCTGGCGGTGATGGACGCCAAGAACCTGGCGTTCAAGGACTCATATTTCGATGCGGTGGTGGCGCAATATGTCATCACGGCGGTGCCGGATCCGGAACGCACGCTGGATGATTTCATCCGCGTGCTGAAACCCGGCGGCGAACTCATCCTGGTCAATCACATCGGCGCCGAAAGCGGCCCGCGCCGCATGTTCGAGCTGGCGTTCGCGCCACTGGCGCGGCGGCTCGGCTGGCGGCCGGAATTCCCGTGGGAACGCCTGACCAACTGGGCCGCCAAACATGGCGGCGTCACCCTGACCGAGCGTCGGCCGATGCCACCGATGGGGCATTTTTCGCTGATCCGGTTTCGGAAATCGTGA